From Acidimicrobiia bacterium, one genomic window encodes:
- the dnaX gene encoding DNA polymerase III subunit gamma/tau, protein MASQSLYRKYRPQRFGEMVGQQHVITALRNAITDGRVGHAYLFSGPRGTGKTSTARLLAKALNCLDLQPDAEPCGRCENCVAIAAGAFFDLAELDAASNNGVDNVRDLVQSVNLGLAGAALRKVYIVDEVHMLSAAAANALLKTLEEPPAHVVFILATTEPQRVLPTIRSRTQHFDFTLLSIEEIQGHLASILEQEGVVAEAEAVALIARRAAGSDRDALSLLDQALALGAGRLDTEQVLATFGDTPFDRRVEVLEAVAADDPAAALGAVDAAMTAGVDARRLADDLLKTLRDAFVLAAGAGRVPYDGPADEIERLRALADAFGAAGMTRAIETLGQTIVDVRGPSAPDPRLLVEVAMVRLARRESRTQIEALLERVERLEKQLVDGGGPAATPAAAAAPTVPRPARPRAATPAPEPAVDLTDDAPKPSGTGPHLGTRTRRPAPPPPEAEPEASAEPTLPAAATAVVERPLDLDAVILAWSTTLTALSPPVRAAIQDAQPIGVDGNTIIFGVRAVRRETIAKKFTAEADAIRASLAAELGQEPRFSLKNHDFDAPDALAPIGSSGAATPAREIPNEPDLPDENDIDLRDLQDAPAGDAPVDSQTRLIEAFGAQIVEERPRA, encoded by the coding sequence GTGGCCTCGCAGTCGCTGTACCGCAAGTACCGCCCGCAGCGGTTCGGCGAGATGGTCGGCCAGCAGCACGTCATCACCGCGCTGCGCAACGCGATCACCGACGGTCGCGTCGGTCACGCCTACCTCTTCAGCGGCCCGCGCGGCACCGGTAAGACGTCGACCGCGCGCCTGCTCGCGAAGGCGCTGAACTGCCTCGACCTGCAGCCCGACGCCGAGCCCTGCGGCAGGTGCGAGAACTGCGTCGCGATCGCGGCGGGCGCCTTCTTCGACCTCGCGGAGCTCGACGCGGCTTCGAACAACGGCGTCGACAACGTACGCGACCTCGTGCAGAGCGTGAACCTCGGCCTCGCGGGCGCGGCACTGCGCAAGGTGTACATCGTCGACGAGGTCCACATGCTCAGCGCGGCGGCGGCGAATGCGCTGCTGAAGACGCTCGAGGAGCCGCCCGCGCACGTCGTCTTCATCCTCGCGACGACCGAGCCACAGCGGGTGCTGCCGACCATCCGCTCGCGCACCCAGCACTTCGACTTCACGCTCCTGTCGATCGAGGAGATCCAGGGCCACCTCGCCTCGATCCTGGAACAGGAAGGCGTGGTCGCCGAGGCCGAGGCCGTCGCGCTCATCGCCCGGCGCGCCGCGGGCTCCGACCGCGACGCCCTGTCGCTGCTCGACCAGGCCCTTGCCCTCGGCGCGGGCCGGCTCGACACCGAGCAGGTGCTCGCGACCTTCGGCGACACGCCGTTCGACCGCCGCGTCGAGGTGCTCGAGGCGGTCGCGGCCGACGACCCGGCCGCCGCGCTCGGCGCCGTCGATGCCGCGATGACCGCCGGGGTCGACGCCCGCCGCCTCGCCGACGACCTCCTGAAGACCCTGCGCGACGCGTTCGTGCTCGCGGCGGGCGCGGGCCGCGTGCCCTACGACGGCCCGGCCGACGAGATCGAACGCCTGCGCGCGCTCGCCGACGCGTTCGGCGCCGCGGGCATGACCCGCGCGATCGAGACGCTCGGGCAGACGATCGTCGACGTGCGTGGTCCGTCGGCGCCCGATCCGCGCCTGCTCGTCGAGGTCGCGATGGTGCGGCTCGCGCGGCGTGAGTCGCGCACGCAGATCGAGGCGTTGCTCGAGCGGGTCGAGCGGTTGGAGAAGCAGCTCGTCGACGGGGGCGGGCCCGCGGCCACTCCCGCGGCCGCGGCCGCGCCGACCGTGCCCCGTCCCGCCCGACCGCGCGCGGCGACGCCCGCGCCGGAACCCGCGGTCGACCTGACCGACGACGCGCCGAAGCCGTCCGGCACCGGGCCCCACCTCGGCACGCGTACCCGCCGCCCCGCCCCGCCGCCTCCCGAGGCCGAGCCCGAGGCATCGGCGGAACCGACCCTGCCCGCCGCGGCGACCGCCGTGGTCGAACGACCGCTCGATCTCGACGCGGTGATCCTCGCGTGGAGCACGACGCTCACCGCGCTCTCGCCGCCGGTGCGCGCCGCGATCCAGGACGCGCAGCCGATCGGTGTCGACGGCAACACGATCATCTTCGGTGTGCGTGCGGTGCGACGCGAGACGATCGCGAAGAAGTTCACGGCGGAGGCGGACGCGATCCGCGCCTCGCTCGCGGCCGAGCTCGGGCAGGAGCCACGCTTCTCGCTCAAGAACCACGACTTCGACGCGCCCGACGCGCTCGCGCCCATCGGCAGCAGTGGCGCGGCGACGCCGGCGCGCGAGATCCCGAACGAACCGGACCTGCCCGACGAGAACGACATCGATCTGCGCGACCTGCAGGACGCGCCCGCGG
- a CDS encoding phosphotransferase — MAIAMTGIEASTSPPASPRWFGPRASSDDPAVSALIERVARGAGWADIGGGLNLNLRIDAEPPVVLRVHRPWVRRGRVAGLRRLRERLPRTQVRVARPIPISGCDLLRVADRWAELEEFIEHVQPRVDEDSYVRLFEELGRFHTALKAVWEPSPPEPLDDHRTFGQLRYSVGFTRRRLGPRSEPVVHRMRRLTGELSKLRNEVELPCAPIHGDYKLENAGELSDGSWVTFDLDFARVRERLYDIAATLHHVAQGGLGRETATDSELSTLELLEPRRLLDAYESTAPERLTRDEYRWLPGALALVPLHWAATAGLVGDGIREAESAMTAAEAWWSRRSELLS, encoded by the coding sequence GTGGCCATTGCCATGACCGGAATCGAAGCTTCAACCTCTCCCCCTGCCTCGCCGCGCTGGTTTGGACCGAGAGCCAGCTCAGATGATCCGGCCGTCTCGGCCCTGATCGAGCGCGTCGCGCGCGGGGCCGGGTGGGCAGACATCGGCGGTGGGCTCAACCTCAACCTGCGGATAGACGCGGAGCCGCCGGTTGTCCTGCGGGTTCACAGGCCCTGGGTCCGCCGCGGACGGGTCGCGGGACTGCGGCGCTTGCGCGAACGGCTCCCGCGGACGCAAGTCCGCGTCGCTCGGCCGATTCCGATTTCCGGTTGCGACCTCCTGAGGGTCGCTGATCGTTGGGCTGAGCTCGAGGAGTTCATCGAGCACGTGCAGCCGAGGGTGGACGAGGACTCCTACGTTCGCCTCTTCGAGGAGCTCGGACGGTTTCACACTGCGCTCAAAGCAGTCTGGGAGCCCAGTCCGCCGGAACCCCTCGACGACCACAGAACCTTCGGTCAACTGCGTTACTCGGTCGGCTTCACACGCCGCAGGCTCGGACCCCGCAGCGAGCCGGTCGTGCACCGGATGCGCCGACTGACTGGCGAGCTCTCCAAGCTCCGGAACGAGGTCGAACTGCCATGCGCTCCGATTCATGGGGACTACAAATTGGAAAACGCGGGAGAACTGTCAGACGGCTCATGGGTCACCTTCGACCTGGATTTCGCGAGGGTCAGGGAGCGGCTGTACGACATCGCGGCCACCCTGCACCACGTCGCACAGGGCGGCCTCGGCCGGGAGACGGCTACCGACTCGGAGCTGTCGACGCTGGAATTGCTCGAGCCGCGACGACTGCTCGACGCCTACGAAAGCACGGCTCCGGAACGGTTGACTCGCGACGAGTACCGATGGCTCCCCGGGGCTCTCGCCCTCGTGCCCCTGCACTGGGCTGCCACCGCAGGGCTCGTGGGCGACGGCATCCGCGAGGCCGAGAGCGCGATGACGGCCGCCGAGGCCTGGTGGTCGCGCCGGTCCGAACTCTTGTCGTAA